ACACTTACAGTATTTGAAAGGTTTTGGCACAAACAGGTCATCATAAATCCTACGGATTTTGGAAACTATGATGTGTTATATGTTCAATACCCAGGTGAGAGTTCTTTATAACTACTTTTGTGTTATTCATCTTAATACTGTTTTCCTTATGTTAACATCTTCCTACCTATCATGTCGGTTTTTTAATCTTTGATTTGACTTGATTCTGCAGTTGCTTTGTTTATTATTCAGGTCTCTAGTCATCTATCACTCTGTTTCTCTCTGGAAAAATGGTCATGGTAATACTTTGTTTCATTTACTCATTCAGGTCTTCCTTCGTCACCACCATCAGCTCCTGGAAATCTGAACAACAGTCTTAGCAATGGAAATGATCAAAGGTTACACCCACTTGCTGCTGATATAGGAAACCACAGAGAAACAAAAAGCAGAGGCATAATTGTGATTATTGTCCTGTCAAGTGTCTTTGCTTTAATTTTATGTGCTGGAGCTGCATTGGTGATTTATTTCAAGCTTAGAAACCACCATCATTTAACCGAAGCATCACTTACGCCAGAAAAGCCTGCAGGTAGCAAAGCCATTTTTCCTAAGGATTCCTGTTTCTGTTATTCCACTTAATACAAATATAATGTTTTTAGCTTTCAGAAGTTGGGAATTCTTGTTTTATGTTACCTATCACTGGAAAGCAACTGTTTATGAAAGATTTTATTTCATGCTTTACTGGTCAAAGCACTTAGAACAGCTTTGAGCAAAATCTGAAGGGGCTAAAAGCTACAAAATTAACGTTAAACGCTGTTTTGCTTACTGTTCTTTTCTTTTTCGTCAATGCTTGCATTGGAAATGCAGATTCTGCAGTAGCCGGGAGTAGGCTAGAAAGCAGACCTATCTCGGCATCACCGTCATTCAGCTCAAGTATAGTGGCATATAAAGGATCAGCAAAAATATTTAGTTTGGTTGAAATGGACAGAGCTACACAGAGATTTGATGAGTCCAGGATAATCGGTGAGGGTGGTTTTGGCCGTGTTTATGAAGGTATTCTTGAGGATGGAGAACGGGTTGCTGTCAAAGTTCTTAAGAGAGATGACCAGCAAGGAACCCGGGAATTCTTGGCTGAGGTTGAGATGCTTAGCCGATTGCATCACAGGAACTTGGTTAAATTGATAGGTATATGCTCGGAGGAGCATATGCGATGTTTGGTATATGAGCTTGTTCCGAATGGAAGTCTGGAATCTCACCTGCATGGTAAGACTTTGTTCCTTCTGTCACTAGACCTTCAGTTTATCAGAATTCCTTTACTGTTTTCATGAGAATTTCAGTTTTACCGCTTCACTTAGCCTATTTCTTTGTTAGACGGAGACGTATTAGATTAGCGAAGCACTTTAGTGACAATAAAATTTAGAAGTATTTTTTGTAGTATTATACAGCTGTTATAATAGAGTGCACATATGAACACTGATATGCTAAGACATGAAATACCCGCACATATGAACACTGTTATGTCGCAAAACCCATCTTTTCAAACTCTTGGTACTTCTGACGGGTTACAAGCTGGTCATCCCTCTTAGGGCTTAGGCCCATGATAAGTCTGTCAATTAGGTAACCTGTATAACATGGATGTGCAAACTTATAAACAGAGTATTTTATGATTCCACACAGGATCAGATAAGGACACTGCTCTGCTTGATTGGGATGCCAGGCTTAAAATTGCACTTGGGGCGGCACGAGGTCTTGCTTATTTGCATGAAGATTCAAGTCCTCGTGTTATACACCGTGACTTCAAGTCAAGTAACATTTTGCTGGAACATGACTTCACCCCCAAGGTTTCAGACTTTGGCCTAGCAAGAACTGCTATAGGCGAGGGGAACGAGCATATCTCAACTCGGGTTATGGGAACTTTTGGGTAAGTTGGATCTCTCAACTCTTTCATAATATCCTCGACGTATCTTAAACTTATGGCGGGTTCTTGATAGGTATGTTGCTCCTGAATATGCGATGACCGGGCATCTTCTAGTGAAGAGCGATGTCTACAGCTACGGTGTCGTCCTCCTCGAGCTTCTTACGGGCAGGAAACCTGTAGATATGTCAAGGCCTCCAGGGCAAGAAAACTTGGTGACGTGGGCCTGTCCTTTTCTGACAAACAGAGATGGTTTGGAAACACTCATCGATGCATCACTTGGAAGTAGCATCCCGTTAGACAGCATCGCAAAAGTAGCAGCAATTGCTTCCATGTGTGTTCAGCCAGAGGTGGACCAGCGGCCGTTTATGGGGGAAGTTGTTCAGGCCTTAAAGTTGGTATGCAAAGAAGGCAGTGAGTTCAACGAGTCAAGAAGTTTTAGCCAAGATTTGCACATCCAAGACGCTGAGATTATAAGTAGGGCAAGTCTGGATATGGATGCAGGCCCAGTGCTGTCTACCGAGCAGTTCACTGCATCGGCGCGTTACGATACGCTGGATGCCTCTGGTTCTTTTCGGCGGTATTCAAGTTCAGGTCCTCTGAAGGTCGGCAGAACTGAACGGAACAGGGAGCGAGGCTTATCAACAGGTAGCTCAAGTGAACACTGTGGTCTACAACGATTTAGGATGGATTCAGAGTAGTCAACGTGCGGGCTCATTTTGATGACCTGCGCAACGAGGAAGTACCATTGGCTTATTTTCTGCGAGCGGGCCGGACTTCATATTTACTGTGAATATTTCAGAAATGGAAACGATGCCATAAACGGTGTACCGGATGAGGAGCGACCCAGTGGTGGATGGCAATGTAGGCCTGGCATACATAATAGTTGTGCGGGCTTTCTGTAGCCTTTTCCCTAACGAACTGCACCCGGGGAGCTTCACAATAGAACAAGAGAACTCCGTTTGCTGGTTCTTCAACTGCAAGTCCTTGTGCGGGCTGCAGAAGAAGTGCAGCGGAGGATTGCACTTCAAAGGAAATTTCCCCTTTCCTCTGGGGAGAGTGCGTGTGGGTGGTTGAGCTTGTCGAGACCATGGTAGAACACACGTGAAAAGTAGTGGCGAAATAAATATAAGATGTAGGATATGACTCTTCTCTTTATTATTCAGTCCTCTTATTCAGTTCTTAGGAGAAGATATGTATGTGTTCAATTTTGTATCTCTGCCCCTTAATATATATATAGGTGGCTTGATAAGTGTAGCTGAGTAGGAGTTTAGCTCTCCTTTTCTTGGAAAGTGGAGAATAGACTGTAGGGGTTCAAATCCTAACACTCATTCTTGGACCGCTACTCGTAGTATGTTCCAGCTCTGGTAAAACTTGCAAAACCCTATTACGGGAAAATGGAGAAAGGATACTTGCATACTATGCCTTTGTTGCATGAATTGCATCGTAAAAAATCTTGCGTTGAGAAACTGCAGTAAAATTCGAACAAGGGAAGAAGTGTACAACCTTGTCTTTTGGCCGTGAAGTTTCTCCCCCCTACATTCTGCACTTTTCTAAAAGCCTGTTCGGAGTCCCTCCGCTCCACAACTCTGTTCCTAGAGCAGGCGGGGTCGACCCGAATACTATAAACTCCATGGAGTCGGCAGTGCGGAGCGGAGCGAGCTGCAATTAAAATTTGTGGAGCGGGGAAAGAGGTGCTCTGCAGGTCCGAGGATTTCATGGACTACCGAACTGTCTCTAAGTCTTCTCATTCCAATTGCTTGGACTGATCTCCCAGTGTGACCgtaggaaatgacttagtgaatagATGTACTAGATTATCACAAGACTTGGTAGCCCCCTCAGTCGTCAAGAGGAGCCCGCCTCCGACGATAACTGGGAAGAGGCGGCCGAGTGGTCGGACAAGGAGGCTCCGATGGCTTCAGACCACCGAGGATGAGCAAAGAGAAGCTCATGGCCGGGCTCTGTGCGTCCCTCTTAAGTAGATGGGTTGGCCCAGGTGCCACCGTCGCCACTGCAAAACCATGGTGTTCAGGTTGGTTTAATAAGTTtttagtttagtttagattaatTTTGAATAGTTTGGATGTAATATACATCAAACTAGTTGAATTCCGTTAAATTTAAATCCAATATATCAAACTAGtataaatttcatcaaatttgcAAGTTTGAAATGTTTAAACTGAGATAGCCTTAACGTGTCAAGGGACATTTAAGGGCGCCCATTTAAGCATCCACGGTGGAGATGCCCTAACACTAGCACGAGAATGAACTGAAGAACTATCGTAAAAAAGCAAGTTAATTCTGGCACCGCTCACAGCATGTCAAGAGAGACCAACAAACTTAATTGTTGAAACTGCATTTCAGGTTACATGAGGTCAAAATATTTTCGTACGACATGGTCCAGAAGGTACAAATCAAAAACCAATCACACCCATCTGGTGACACAACACCTTTCTGGAACAAACcacactgaaagaatagtggggagTGGCAGTATTCGTCTAGTAGATGCAGTCGCTTACATGATCATTTCGAAACTGTAGGGCTCCAGCATCAAATCATTTTACATGACGAAGAAAATCGGCAACTGTTGGAGAAGACCAACAAAAATAAAGACTGCACTGAAGAAGCATGGAATGCAAAAGACAGACAAGAATCAAGCCAAtaaagcaaggggagaggagatggaCACCAAGGCAAGGACTAAAGCACCTACAGTGTACATTTCTGCGTGTTTGTTAGGTCGCTGGAGCTTCCTTTTCTTCGGATACAGCCACAGCTGCTGACAGCCAGTCTGACGCTGGAGCTTCGAGTTCAGGCTCGACATGGCCGTGCACATTCAGAGGAGTGACAGATATCTGTAGGTTGTAGAAGGGGGAAACGATTAGGCACCTGGAGaacacagcacacacacacacacacacacacacacacacacacacacacacacacacacacacggagagAGAGAGCTCACAAATCCATTTTCCAAGGCTCTCACATCGATATCGTCATCCAAATCTTTGTGCAGCTTCTCGATGAACTGCATTTTTTTATGAAGCCAGGTAAGAAAAGGATGCGCAGAAAGCTTTGACTGTGTTTAAATGTGCTTACTAACATGCTTGATTCAAGGGTATTCTAgatgaattttggaggattctcatCCTTAGGAAATTTCCCCTTATTCCTTAGGTTCATTTGTACTAGATTTCATAGAAAAATATCCATCCACTCTAACCTCATCCTTACGAAATTTTATCTTTTTCCTGTGCACAGCCAAACAACCATATAATTCACTATGTTATAACATTATTCCTGTATTTTTCCTATCCTTGCGTTTTacaaatcctgtgaatcaaagaggccctcagAAGTCAGGAGTACACTTTCACTTCTACAAAAATAAACACTAGAATGACCTTAGGCTATTTACAATCTCCATATGACCATAAGTACCTAGTTTAGTTGCTTAAAAGTTCATTTTTGTTTTGTGCCTGGCCAAAGGAGTGGAGCTATGTGTTTTGATTGTGCTATACAAGAGCTCTCGAAAATACATTTACCTCGGCACGGAAAGATTTCTTCACTACTTCTCGAGCTTGTTGCTTCCCTGCAGCTGCAACAGACTCGACCTCAACTGTCTTCCGCTGAGTACTACCTCTGCGTGCAGCTCCCTGAAGATAAAAGGATAAACCAATTTTATATTGCACTAATGATGACATGATAAACTTCTTTGTAGTAAAAGATTTGCTTCATACTGCTGCAGAAGCATCCTTCCCAAGCTGTGCAAGCTGAATACCAAGGCTTTGATGCATGCCCATGAAGTGAGCAGCAGGTTGAGGCCTACTTGTCGACACAGCTTGCCAGCTTTGAGCAGGACTGTATATGCTTTGCTTGGTCAACTTGAAACCCTGGCATCAGGagcaggagggagagagagagagagagagagagagagagagagagagttaattATGTGTTAAAAAGGAACCAAAACTACCAATGTGCTGAAGATTTTTGCCTGTCACAGTTGTGAAAAATAATACAAATTTGAACAGAAGATTCCAAAATGACCTGACTTCCCCATTATCAACATATAAACAAATACCATTGTTCCTCCAATTTAGTAAGGTTGATTTGTTGTACATCTAATTGCAGCATTGTCATTAATTCTTAAATAGAAATCAGGTGTCCCTTTTGTCAAAAAAAATCATTAATATTATAGGATGGAGCCAAAGTAAAGCTAACTTATGAGTTATGACCATGCTACTCCTGGTGAGGTCCAAAGCAAAATACCAGATCAAGAGACAAATAGATACACATCGCAGTACTATGATAGATAAGTCATCAGCAGAAGAGAGTTAACCACTGGAGACACGACACGGGTTTTTATCTAAAAAGATAAGGTTCAGGTGTCAAAACAGGGCAACTTCTGTGTAATACATTTTTTCTATCATTGGATTGTCAGTGAGGTGTGCATCACGTGCTTCAAATGGACAGACACTTCGAAAACGTAGTTCACTGACAACATACATTCTACATTATAAATTGCAGAAACTTGTTGATTTACACTTTAGACTAGCCTCTAATAAACGTAATTGGTATATGATGCTCTGAAGTTGAGGATATAATAAGTTATATACTTATATGTACTGCTCTGGGTCACAAACAATAGCAATAGCATGGTCCAGTATGCTTCTCACTAAAAGACAAAGTGGACAACAAGTAGAAGGATTCATGTACTTCTACAGCTATGATGCTATTTTTGGCTCTAAATGGAGTTTGAGTACAAAGTTTTATTCACAAAATAACCTTATTTGCAGCTGGCGAGCTTGGAACCCCAACATTCAGCAGGCACCCTTTGAGGAAAGTTCCCTTCTCAATATCTGCCAAGGCAGCATGTATCAGTGGCAAACACAGCCCAGCTGCATCCTTGAAGTCATCGTCTTTGGTTTCATCCTTCTTCCTAGTTGCATATATGCACCACTTGTTATTAGCTTGTGTTACCGAGTGAATAAACCATACCAGGAATGATATAATAGATTTGGGACACAGTTTTAATGTGACTAATCGCATACCCACCAATTCAATGAGATTGCAATTGAAGGTACCCCACACATTAAGGCCTCTCTTGCAGCAGCAATGGCAGAAGAGTGGAACCTACACAGATTTGTAATCAATTACATAACTAAACTGAAACAGACTATAAATGGGCCACTTGTGAAACAAGAGCATACATCTCATAGCCGCAGTTTGGCCCAGTATTGATACCGCTGATCACCTGCAAACCAAATGGAATCATCCTCTCAATGACAAAGCATAATAAATCCACCTTTTCCCCTAAGCATAGTTAACAAGCACAATACCAAAGCAGGTGCCGACCAAGAAAATAGCCTCCCAGATAATGCCAATGAGATACAATCCACCGGCGTCCCTACATTAAGAGTCGTCGCAATTAGCATAGAGGAAACTCACAGTACCCAATGGATGAGGAATGGTATGATACAAATGGCGCACAAATGGAGGAAGAACCCTCACCTGATATCTCAAAAGCCTTCGCCCCTGTAAAATGGACGGATGTCGCAGACACAGTCTCCCGGATGGTAATGGAGTGACCACAGACAGGCTTGTCCCTTCAAATTAAGAAAATGTTGTGATTAAATTGCTCTAAGAACCACAGGGATGATGATTAATGATGGATTAGGGAGTTACAGTAGTTCACGAAAAAAATCCAGCCAAAACGATGAATCTCAAGAGAAAAATGTAACGTGGAATCAGGAGGTTGGGCGTTCGGATTGGGGGACATACGATTCAGGGGCGCACACGTGGACGTCGCATCGGCCGCCCTTGACGAGGGCGTCGACGAGCGCCGCGAGACCCGGCGACTGGATCCCGCCGGCGCAGGTCAGAAGTACGACAGGCTTAGCCGGCGCGTCATCGGCCGCCGTCTCCGCTGTCGGggcctcggcctcggccgcggTGGTGCCGGCGTCCTCGGGCgaaggcgggcggcgggcggcgaggacgGACTGCAGATTGGACACGAGCCCCGAGGGGAGGGGATTGGGCCTCCGGGACTCGTCGCCTGAGCTCGCGGCCATCGGTTTCGCCGGAGAGATGGACGGGCgttgggagagagagggggaggggggtACGGAGGAAGGGAGGAAGAGGCAAATGTTCCAGGCGAAGCGGAGGAGGAAAATGGAGTGGAATGGGGTGGGCGCGCATAGTTTATGGATTTATCCGGACCGGGCCCGCTTTACGTGTCGAGCGAGCGTCTTTTTGACCCGCACAGATTTGAGGGAAAGGTCAAGTATACTGCTCAAGCAAAAGTGTGCCAAAATTGCTTTGTCAATTGTCATGGTTCGTTAGTTAATCTCACACTTCGTCCCTTTTCTCGGGTTACCTACTCCACGATCTTCAATTGTAAACTTCCG
The Triticum dicoccoides isolate Atlit2015 ecotype Zavitan chromosome 3A, WEW_v2.0, whole genome shotgun sequence genome window above contains:
- the LOC119268672 gene encoding 5'-nucleotidase SurE isoform X2 — protein: MAASSGDESRRPNPLPSGLVSNLQSVLAARRPPSPEDAGTTAAEAEAPTAETAADDAPAKPVVLLTCAGGIQSPGLAALVDALVKGGRCDVHVCAPESDKPVCGHSITIRETVSATSVHFTGAKAFEISGTPVDCISLALSGRLFSWSAPALVISGINTGPNCGYEMFHSSAIAAAREALMCGVPSIAISLNWKKDETKDDDFKDAAGLCLPLIHAALADIEKGTFLKGCLLNVGVPSSPAANKGFKLTKQSIYSPAQSWQAVSTSRPQPAAHFMGMHQSLGIQLAQLGKDASAAGAARRGSTQRKTVEVESVAAAGKQQAREVVKKSFRAEFIEKLHKDLDDDIDVRALENGFISVTPLNVHGHVEPELEAPASDWLSAAVAVSEEKEAPAT
- the LOC119268672 gene encoding 5'-nucleotidase SurE isoform X1, which gives rise to MAASSGDESRRPNPLPSGLVSNLQSVLAARRPPSPEDAGTTAAEAEAPTAETAADDAPAKPVVLLTCAGGIQSPGLAALVDALVKGGRCDVHVCAPESDKPVCGHSITIRETVSATSVHFTGAKAFEISGTPVDCISLALSGRLFSWSAPALVISGINTGPNCGYEMFHSSAIAAAREALMCGVPSIAISLNWKKDETKDDDFKDAAGLCLPLIHAALADIEKGTFLKGCLLNVGVPSSPAANKGFKLTKQSIYSPAQSWQAVSTSRPQPAAHFMGMHQSLGIQLAQLGKDASAAGAARRGSTQRKTVEVESVAAAGKQQAREVVKKSFRAEFIEKLHKDLDDDIDISVTPLNVHGHVEPELEAPASDWLSAAVAVSEEKEAPAT
- the LOC119268670 gene encoding receptor-like serine/threonine-protein kinase ALE2 isoform X10 codes for the protein MGRRQGGNGWGVCATLALASLVSAVVILGGGGHQQSHAPAFGRKVLLSITSGHPQINLDNILHPSQLQVPTLQSLAPSSFHTPPTGQDTLRVPVASPPGEPPSKKKPPQEVVPPTPIAPASSQDKDGISFARPPNNLPSHSSSPPKGTRETNHLTPAAPPSIHRAIQTPPQERQRPHSNGPAASPTTTIHPANHGKANGVPVASPLKGRHHHSIAVNNTHGIHGAPTVAPSKGRHHRSLPVNRTSVEGPVHSPQISPSIHRRRHGIPVAAPPKEPSSHVPPANHKHHKGSFPVISPAPHRTGNASATSHGHSGLDHSPAPAPLVLSPSSGKDGNPVYAPHHPHQYHSPSYSPEPAPPPDNSAVRKPRALAPAPSHSLPPPPPNSYCTALNCKDPMTNSPPGTTCLCVLPIKVELRLGIALYMFFALVSELAQEIASGVFMNQSQVHVMGANAATEDPEKTIVLIDLVPLGARFDNTTTLTVFERFWHKQVIINPTDFGNYDVLYVQYPGLPSSPPSAPGNLNNSLSNGNDQRLHPLAADIGNHRETKSRGIIVIIVLSSVFALILCAGAALVIYFKLRNHHHLTEASLTPEKPADSAVAGSRLESRPISASPSFSSSIVAYKGSAKIFSLVEMDRATQRFDESRIIGEGGFGRVYEGILEDGERVAVKVLKRDDQQGTREFLAEVEMLSRLHHRNLVKLIGICSEEHMRCLVYELVPNGSLESHLHGSDKDTALLDWDARLKIALGAARGLAYLHEDSSPRVIHRDFKSSNILLEHDFTPKVSDFGLARTAIGEGNEHISTRVMGTFGYVAPEYAMTGHLLVKSDVYSYGVVLLELLTGRKPVDMSRPPGQENLVTWACPFLTNRDGLETLIDASLGSSIPLDSIAKVAAIASMCVQPEVDQRPFMGEVVQALKLVCKEGSEFNESRSFSQDLHIQDAEIISRASLDMDAGPVLSTEQFTASARYDTLDASGSFRRYSSSGPLKVGRTERNRERGLSTGSSSEHCGLQRFRMDSE